In Ruegeria sp. YS9, the genomic window CCGAGACGCTCTGGCTGCCGATCACGCCGACATTGCCCAGCAAAACCGCGCCGACGATCAACGCAACCGGTGCGCCCAGCAGCCAGGTCAGACCTTCAGAACGGGTGATCGGCTCACCGGAGCCACCCGACATTGCAACGGCAGGTGCCTTGTGTGGATTCAGCAGCGCATAGCCAAAGGCATACAACGCATAGAGCAGCGCCAGAAGGATCCCCGGCAAAAGCGCCGCCTGGAACAAGGTTCCGACCGAGACAACCGCGGGCTCCCCCAGATAGGTCAGTGCATCGGTGCAGCCGGCCTCGACAGCCCGTGTCTCTTGCGCCGTGGAATACAGATCACCCGCCAATGTGCCAAGCAGAACGATCACGATAGACGGCGGAATGATCTGCCCCAGCGTCCCCGACGCCGCGATCACACCCGTGGCAAGCTCGGGCGAGTAGTTGTTTCGCAGCATGGTCGGCAAGGCCAGCAGGCCCATGGTCACCACGGTCGCGCCGACGATGCCGGTAGAGGCCGCCAAGAACGCCCCCACAACCACGATGGACACGGCCAGACCACCCGGAAGCGGTCCAAAGACGCGCGCCATCGTCGTCAGCAGATCGTTCGCGATCTTGGAGCGTTCCAGCGTGATCCCCATCAGAACGAACATCAGCACGGCCAACAGGGTCTCAATGGACTGCCCTGCCAGTACGCGCTCGTTCATGCGGTTCACGATGAACGACACGTTGCGGTCCAGCGCGGTTTCCCAGCCAGAGACAAAGACCGGCTCGGCTATCCTTGGCAAATCCGGGTATCGGAATACCGATATGACATCAGGTTTTACCCCGGAATTTACAATATCCCGATAGGCTTGCGAGCCTGTGTCGATTGCCTGGTGGATCAACAGCCCGGCACTGTCCAGTGCAGCGATGATCCCAAAGGAAATCACTCCGGCGCCGCCGATGGCAAAGGCCACCGGGAAGCCGGAAAGGATGCCTCCGAAGAGGCAGAAGAATACGATAATGAGGCCTATCTCGACGCCATCAAGTCCGAACAACATAGTCTGGGTCTCCGTCCCTAATGTGCGCCTTCATAGGCTTCTTCACCCTCACCAAGGCTGTCCTTGTCGAGGTATTTTCCGGTGCTTTCCGGCCCTTCCACGTATTCCAGATACGACCGGTACAGGAATGCGATTGCGTGCAGGAACACCATGGCCGCAAAGGCCACCAGCAAGATCTTGAACAGGAAGTAGGCGTTGAATCCGTTGGGGCTGAACCCAATGGTTTCCACGTTCCAGCGCAGCGCACGGGACTTGGCCACCAGTCGGTCCAGCGTGTCACTGGCCGAAGGTTTCGGCACGATCAGGTGCCGCCACATGAAGTACCAGCCATACATCCAGGTCAGGACGGCCATGGGCATCATGAACAAAACCGCACCACACATATCCACCACCCGTTTGGCCCGGTGGCTGATGCCGGCATAGATGAGGTCAACGCGGACATGCCCACCCTGCACGAATGTGTAGGTACAGCACAGGCAGACAACCATCGCGTTGTAAAGCTTCAGTTCTTCCGCGAACCAGCTGATGTCCATCTGGAACGGAATACCCAAACCAAACGACATATCGGGTCTGGTAAAGACCCGCTGCATGAAAACGATCACGATCTGCTGGATCACCATCAGAAGCCCCGCCCAGGCAAAGAAGCGCCCGGTGGTGTTGGCAAACCCCTCAAGGCCCCGCACGATGGCCCACATGAAATTCCGGTAGTACAGCCCGATGGCCGTCAGAACCAGAAAGAACGTGAACACCACAAAGAAGAACTCGACCGAACCGCCATAATAGACAAAGCGCATGATCGACGCCTTGTCGGACCAGTCCAGCCAGAGCTGCGGATGCGTGATGGCGTATCCGAAATTATAGAAGGCTTCGGCAATGCTCTGAATGAACCAGACCAGTCCATTCCACAGGGCGCCGAAGAACGAGATACCGTTTTCGTCCTGCATGTTGTCCCCAGGTCGTCTCAGTTGCGCATGGATTATTGTTGCTTGCCCAAGTCTTCAAGCGCAACGGGAAAGGTTCCCCCGCCGCGCGGGGGAACCGGTTGTCCTTGGATCAGAAAGGCTTAGCCGCGAACACGGTCACGCTGAGCAGTGTAGACACCCGACGACAGGTTGTTCCAGGCAGACGAAGCAGCCATCGACGTCATTGCGCTGTCATGGATCTTCTTGAACAGCTCATCGCCCATGTTCTCGTCCAGAACTTCCTGGCTTGCCTGACCAAACGCGTCCCAGACACTGTCCGGGAATTCCAGAACCTTGACACCACCGGCCTGCAGACGCTGCAGTGCTGCGCCATTGTTGGCCAGGAACTGCGCCAGGTTCCACTGGTGCGCCTCGGCGGCAGCGATCTCAATAATCTTCTGCTGTGCCGGGGTCAATTCGTTGAACACGTCACGGTTGGTCGCCAGCGACAGACCTGCACCCGGCTCGTGGAAGCCCGCAGTGTAGTAGGTCTTGGTGATTTCCTGGAAACCGGCTTTTTCGTCCGCCCACGGACCGATCCACTCGGTACCGTCGATCGCGCCGGACGACAGCGCCTGATACACTTCCGACCCCGGAATGTTCTGGACCGATGCGCCCAGTTTACCCAGTGCTTTACCACCCAGGCCCGGCATACGGAACTTCAGACCGTTGAAGTCTTCGGGGCTGTTGATCTCTTTCGAGTACCAGCCACCCGCCTGCGCACCGGTGTTGCCGGCCAGGAAGGACTTCAGGCCAAAGATTTCGCCCAGCTCGTCATGCAGCTCCATCCCGCCGTCATGATAGTACCAGTTCACCAGTTCCTGTGCCGTCATACCGAAAGGCACGGCCGTGAAGAACGCATAGCCCGGGTGCTGACCCACAAAGTAATAGTCGGCCGCGTGATACATGTCGGCCTGACCTGACGACACGGCGTCAAATACTTCGAACGCGCCAACCAGCTCGCCCGCTGCCTTGATTTCAACATTCAGGCTGCCATCCGACATGGCGTTGATGCTGTCGGCACACCGCTGCGCGCTGTCAAACACACCCGCCAGACCACGACCCCACGAGGTCACCATGGTCAGAGTACGCTGTCCCTGCGCATAAGCCGGTGCTGCCAAAGCAGTTGCCGCAGCCGCCGAGCCGCCCAGCGCGGATTTTTTCAGAAATGAACGACGATCCATATGAGTGTTCCTCCCCTTCATAGTCACGGTCCGGCAGAACCGGACCTGTCGCATTCAGTGCGCGTCAGCCTAATGTGGCCGAAGTGAAAGGGAATACCTACTACTGCGTAGAGAATCGATTTCTTTGCTTTTTTCGACCAGAAATCGGGCGGTGAAGCCCAGCAGTTAAGATGATCATCATCGTATTTGCCGGACAAAGCCCAATCTTTTTGCATTTTCGCCGCTGCTTGCGTATCGATTCGTCCATGCAAAGACTCCGACATCTGGTCTCGCTGACCTATGCGCAGAAATTGTCGCTGGTGGCGGCAATCCCGCTGGTCGTGGCCGTGGCGGCAATTGCCATGCTTGTCACCTACGAGGCCCGCGCGACCGCCGAGCGTGAGATCGAAGCGCTGGAACGCAGCCTGATCGAAGCCAAGAAGGAAGAGCTGCGCAACTACGTGACACAGGCCCGCAACGGGTTCGCGTACATCTATGGCCGGGCCGAGCCTGATGACGAGGTCGCAAAAAACCTCGTGTCCCAGATCCTGTCGGCAATGATCTATGGTCAGGATGGGTTCTTCTTTGTCTACGATTATGACGGCAACAATCTGGTCAGCCCGCGCCAGACGCAGTTCATCAATCGAAACTGGGAGGGGCTGACGGACAGCGATGGTACCCCGATCGTTGACGAGTTCATCCGCCTCGCCCGCCAGGGGGCTGGTTGGCACAGCTTCATGTGGCAGAAGCCTTCGACCGGGGAAGAGGCGCAGATGATCGCCTATGTCGTCGGGCTTCAAGACTGGCGCTGGGTCGTGGGGACCGGTGTCTTCATCGACGACATCGTCGCAACGGTGGCCAATGCAAGGGCCGAAGTCGAGGCCCGCGTTCAGCGCACTTTCATGTATATCGGCGCGATCGTCGTGGCGGCGGTGCTCATCGTCTTTGCATCGGGCATGCTGCTGAACATCCGCGAGCGCAGACTTGCGGACGCCAAGCTGAAGGAACTGACCCAGCGCGTCTTTGATGCGCAGGAAGAAGAACGAGGCCGGGTTGCCCGTGAACTGCATGACGGCATCAGCCAGATTCTGGTCGGTGTACGTTACGCGCTGGACAACGCGCGGCGCCGCCTGTCCCGTGGCGATGATGCGGGCGCGCGCGATCCGCTGGACAAAGGGATTGACCATCTTGGCACTGCCATCACCGAGGTCCGCCGCATCAGTCGCGACCTGCGCCCCGGCGCACTGGACGATCTGGGCCTTGGGCCCGCGCTGAAAGCCCTGACCGACGATTTCCGGGACCGCACCGGGATCGAGACGGAATTCTCGACCGTGGTATTCCGCAACCGGCTGGATCAGGACAGCAAGATTGCCCTGTATCGCATTGCCCAGGAAGCGCTGACCAATATCGAGCGCCACTCGGGCGCCACGCATGTTACGATAGACCTGCGCGGGCACAAGAAAGGGGCAACCATGCGGATCACCGACAATGGCCGGGGCATGCGGACCGATCCGGGTACCCCCAGCACCGGGATCGGGTTGCGCAACATGCAAGAGCGCATCGAACAGCTTGACGGGTCCCTGCGCATTCTGTCATCACGCGGACCGCGTGGCGGCACCGTCATCGAAGTCAGCCTGCCGCTGAGCCACCTTCTGCCACCGCAGGAAGACGCAACCCCGAACCGAAAGGCCGGCACATGAGCGCCGAAAGCATCCGAGTTCTTATCGTCGACGACCATCCAATGGTGGCCGAGGGCATCCAGTCCATCCTTGAAAGCTATGATGAGATCCAAGTTGTC contains:
- a CDS encoding TRAP transporter small permease subunit, coding for MQDENGISFFGALWNGLVWFIQSIAEAFYNFGYAITHPQLWLDWSDKASIMRFVYYGGSVEFFFVVFTFFLVLTAIGLYYRNFMWAIVRGLEGFANTTGRFFAWAGLLMVIQQIVIVFMQRVFTRPDMSFGLGIPFQMDISWFAEELKLYNAMVVCLCCTYTFVQGGHVRVDLIYAGISHRAKRVVDMCGAVLFMMPMAVLTWMYGWYFMWRHLIVPKPSASDTLDRLVAKSRALRWNVETIGFSPNGFNAYFLFKILLVAFAAMVFLHAIAFLYRSYLEYVEGPESTGKYLDKDSLGEGEEAYEGAH
- a CDS encoding TRAP transporter substrate-binding protein, translated to MDRRSFLKKSALGGSAAAATALAAPAYAQGQRTLTMVTSWGRGLAGVFDSAQRCADSINAMSDGSLNVEIKAAGELVGAFEVFDAVSSGQADMYHAADYYFVGQHPGYAFFTAVPFGMTAQELVNWYYHDGGMELHDELGEIFGLKSFLAGNTGAQAGGWYSKEINSPEDFNGLKFRMPGLGGKALGKLGASVQNIPGSEVYQALSSGAIDGTEWIGPWADEKAGFQEITKTYYTAGFHEPGAGLSLATNRDVFNELTPAQQKIIEIAAAEAHQWNLAQFLANNGAALQRLQAGGVKVLEFPDSVWDAFGQASQEVLDENMGDELFKKIHDSAMTSMAASSAWNNLSSGVYTAQRDRVRG
- a CDS encoding cache domain-containing protein; this translates as MQRLRHLVSLTYAQKLSLVAAIPLVVAVAAIAMLVTYEARATAEREIEALERSLIEAKKEELRNYVTQARNGFAYIYGRAEPDDEVAKNLVSQILSAMIYGQDGFFFVYDYDGNNLVSPRQTQFINRNWEGLTDSDGTPIVDEFIRLARQGAGWHSFMWQKPSTGEEAQMIAYVVGLQDWRWVVGTGVFIDDIVATVANARAEVEARVQRTFMYIGAIVVAAVLIVFASGMLLNIRERRLADAKLKELTQRVFDAQEEERGRVARELHDGISQILVGVRYALDNARRRLSRGDDAGARDPLDKGIDHLGTAITEVRRISRDLRPGALDDLGLGPALKALTDDFRDRTGIETEFSTVVFRNRLDQDSKIALYRIAQEALTNIERHSGATHVTIDLRGHKKGATMRITDNGRGMRTDPGTPSTGIGLRNMQERIEQLDGSLRILSSRGPRGGTVIEVSLPLSHLLPPQEDATPNRKAGT